The Anopheles marshallii chromosome X, idAnoMarsDA_429_01, whole genome shotgun sequence genome includes a window with the following:
- the LOC128707412 gene encoding delta-sarcoglycan — protein MSRYSRDDPRSIFFSGNSTPLRSYAGSDLFKRTTTTPATPTQSTSPTPSTSSAGQAASTPVADPAKPEPVVRIIPILYPAQPARLIGGTSSYGNTNRPNPTDGPGGESAPVKGSEGTATPPPTPPASVAPITTGILKSPLGTPPAGGTGTPSRVSFSARPVTAPKPTMAGPSGTNPSNVTPSGTGNGVHGRTTLPLAKASRSAEPPLPPPVGGGEATPNVPHHPEPAPGTGGSACRMQLALYGWRKKCLYALIFILMVMIIVNLALTLWIMKVMEFSSNGMGQLKIVPGGIQLTGQALVLNTLRASSIRSKHGQPISVESSRNLSVNTRNAYGAVENQLFLGHDRLEVLANHFRITDTHGTNLFAVDRDEVIVGAGSLRVEGEGGVAFRDSIQTPLVRADAGKDLKLESPTRSLEARATQEIFIQSRAGGIETTCLNDLKLHSVAGSIRLDSSAIYMPNLKTVQTVGGTSGGAGGSSLLSAATRADTAGKIYQLCACSSGKLFLAAPNSVCTADDSAICR, from the exons GGACGACCCACgttcaattttcttcagcGGCAACTCGACACCCCTTCGGAGCTACGCCGGTTCGGATCTGTTCAAGCGCACCACAACCACTCCGGCGACTCCGACGCAATCAACCAGCCCCACTCCATCCACATCCTCGGCCGGTCAGGCCGCATCCACCCCCGTCGCAGACCCCGCCAAACCGGAACCCGTCGTTCGCATCATCCCGATCCTTTATCCGGCCCAGCCAGCCCGTCTCATCGGTGGTACTAGCAGCTACGGCAACACCAACCGACCCAATCCCACCGATGGACCGGGCGGGGAGAGCGCTCCAGTGAAGGGTAGCGAGGGTACCGCAAccccaccaccaacacccccCGCATCGGTGGCTCCCATCACCACCGGGATACTTAAATCACCGCTCGGCACACCGCCCGCCGGCGGTACCGGCACACCATCGCGCGTGTCCTTCTCGGCCCGACCGGTCACAGCCCCCAAACCGACGATGGCCGGCCCGAGCGGCACCAACCCGTCCAACGTCACGCCGAGTGGTACCGGCAACGGGGTCCACGGGCGTACGACGCTCCCGCTGGCGAAGGCATCGCGATCGGCAGAACCGCCACTACCGCCACCCGTCGGCGGTGGTGAGGCCACACCAAATGTGCCACACCATCCCGAACCAGCGCCGGGTACCGGTGGGTCCGCCTGTCGCATGCAGCTTGCCCTGTACGGTTGGCGCAAGAAGTGTCTGTATGCGCTCATCTTCATCCTGATGGTCATGATCATCGTGAACCTCGCGCTTACCCTTTGGATCATGAAGGTGATGGAGTTCTCCTCG AACGGTATGGGCCAGCTGAAGATAGTGCCGGGTGGTATACAACTCACCGGACAGGCGCTGGTACTCAACACACTGCGCGCCTCGTCCATCCGTTCAAAACACGGACAGCCCATCTCCGTCG AGTCGTCGCGCAATCTGAGCGTAAACACGCGGAACGCGTACGGTGCGGTCGAGAACCAGCTGTTCCTTGGCCACGACCGGCTGGAGGTGCTCGCGAACCACTTTCGCATCACGGACACGCACGGCACGAACCTGTTCGCGGTCGATCGGGACGAGGTGATCGTCGGCGCCGGTTCGCTCCGGGTGGAAGGTGAAGGTGGTGTTGCGTTTCGTGACTCCATCCAAACACCACTCGTCCGCGCTGACGCCGGTAAGGACTTGAA ATTGGAGTCACCGACTCGATCGCTCGAAGCACGGGCGACCCAGGAAATATTCATCCAGTCACGAGCCGGAGGTATTGAGACAACATGTCTCAACGATCTGAAGCTGCACTCGGTCGCTGGCAGT ATTCGGCTAGACTCCAGCGCCATCTATATGCCAAACCTGAAAACGGTGCAAACGGTGGGTGGCACTAGTGGCGGCGCTGGTGGCAGCAGCCTCTTATCGGCAGCAACCCGGGCGGACACTGCGGGGAAGATCTACCAGCTGTGCGCCTGCTCGAGCGGTAAGCTGTTCCTGGCAGCGCCCAACAGCGTCTGCACTGCGGACGACAGCGCCATCTGCAGGTAA